The Engystomops pustulosus chromosome 3, aEngPut4.maternal, whole genome shotgun sequence region tgtagttaaaAGGAATCTTCCAAATGCGTAAAATGCCTCCCAAGCCCTGACGAGTGTCTACACTGCACAATTCGTGGCATAGGGTGCATTTTGGACAGGAGAGGTGCCCTCTGACTGGAGGCCATGGATCGAGGATGTCATCACATTCATCAGGTTCTGTCTCAGCCGCTCGGTAGATGAAGGACTGTTCCCGTCACAGTCTCTTAAAGTGCCCCATGGACTGTATTGTCCTCATACAGCCCGGAAGTGGATGACCTGCCGAAACTTGGATGTAGCCCCAAATCTGCAGTGGAGATGGGTGGGCTCATTCACCGTAACCCTTTACATTCCAGTACATAAGATAACGCAAGGTCCGCATCACTGAATCGGTCAGTGACCCTACTAAATCCAATGGATCATCCCACCACCAATCAACTCCCTACTAATGTCCAGTTGATCCTAGAAGTGATACGTTTCTCCGAGATCGAGTCCCCCAGGGATCAGTCCAAGTCAAACGATGCCTGATAAATGTGCGGGAAGTGCTATGACCATGACTGAACTGAAGTGTCCTTTCCCATAATCCTCTGAGAGAAGGAGAGGCGGGGTCACATTACTGATTCCTACCATATGGAGGGCTGGGTACATGTATGATGGAGGTCACTGGCCGGTGTGCACCTCCTCCGAGGCCTGGACCGTGCTCAGGTACTGCCAGCTCAGGGCGGCCAGCAGCATGGCACAGGACAGATAGATGGGGGACAAGCCGTTCCGGGACACCAGGGGGCCATTGGACAGACTCAGCTTCTGGACGGTGGTGACGATGTTCTGTGTGCGTCCGGAGGAGGGGTCCGTCAGGGGGATCTTCTGGTAGATCTGACGGAAAAGGTAAAGTATAAATGACTGAAAAGATTGATGAAAGTACATCCTTGTATTTATCTGTGATGTCCCTCccaagcatgaaaaaaaaaaaaaaaagtttagtgcCCCCTATAGGCAACTGCATGTAAGGCAAAATGTCCATCCCATAAACTgcacacagcagagccctccagGTATACAGGGGGGTCCGCTCCCATTCTGTATACATACAATATCAGCTTTCTTTCTGGTGGATTTGATCAGAATCCCACACTCCCCCCACACCCAATTTTTGACTATATAGGATTCTGGAACAGGGTCCTCCATAGACGAATATTGTTACACTTCCATTATTAATGGTGGGCAAAATAACAGGGGATATCAATACAGAAATGTATAACTGAATTGGGTCAAAATATTCTCCGCTAATCAGGGGTGTCCCCTATATGGCATTGCCAGACTTATGGTGATCCGAGTTACAGATGAACCCCTACAGGATCCGTAACTCAGAGGTATCAGTTAGATCCTACCCAAGTGCACACATACActccctttcttgtatgtaacccggggactgcccctATAGACCAACACAATGCCGGCTCTGACTGGTGCAGGAAACACCCACCTGCTTGTCAATGTATTCACAAAtgtctaggaggaataacagcaCCACACAGAGGCTCCCGGATAGCGAGATCATGCGGAAGGCAACACATACACTTACCTCGTTCACATACTGGTACATGATGGCTCTGACCGCCTGGATGTTGGTGGCGTCCATCATCAGTGTCACCGCCTGTCCCTTGCGGATCTTCACCACCCCCTTAAATACCTGCTGGTTGTTGTAACAGGCGGCCAGGGTGGCGATCGCCATGACCTGAGGATACAATGGGGAGGTCTTACTCCTGAGACAGCAAGAACTTACACAGCTTTTACTATGTAATGCTAGAAGTAGGTGTGGCCTGAAGGTCATGACCCTGCGTATCCCCTGAAGTGACCCCTATATATGATGTGACCCCATGTCTCCCATGAAGTTCCTGATATATGATGTAACCCTGCGTAGGCCCTGAAGGTCATGACCGATATATGATGTGACCCTTGTGTATCCCCTCAAGGTTGTGACCGATATATGATGTGACCCTTGTGTATCCCGTGAAGTTCCTAAAATATGCTGTAACCCCTCAAGGTCGTGACCGATATATGATGTGACCCCTTTGTATCCCCTTGAAGTTCCTGATACACAACGAGGCAGGGGGTTTGACCTCCCCTCCGTTCCCTTCTATGGGTCATCTTGGCCTGTATTTGGTGCCTCGCTGGATGACTCACCTGTGGGATGGCGCAGAAGTTGAACACGCTCTGGTTGCGGAGCCGGGACAGGTAGAGCAGGACGTCGGGGACATGCTGCAGGGCGTTGGTCACCAGCTCGTTCAGACACTGCACGGCCGGCACAATGTTCTCCGCCTTGGCCAAGTCTGACAGTTTCTTGCCGTATTTGCTCCACACCTGATGGCGGCACAATGAGGGCAGAGTTGGATCTTGATCACCCCCAGAATTATTTGGGGTGTcagcctgtactcacctctctagGCCAGAACTCCCGGCCCTCCAGCTGGTCCTCCAGGTAATCCCGGATGATGTTGGTTTTCTGCAGGAAGAGTCCCATGGAGTTGGAGAGTCTCGTATCCTCACCCACGATGGCGTCTTCCAGTTCTGAGGCAGAGAACAGCCGCGACAGACCGATTCCCACTAATCCCGCCACGTAGTGACAGTACTGAGAAGACACAGCAATGGAGGCGCAAGTCAATATGAACCCCTTCAGCATCAGATCACACATAAAGCCGCTTCCTAACCAATCGCAGTCCATGTTCTCCGGTCCCAGGTTCTGTAACATGAATACAGAACACTGACCTATGGCTCCATTGTCTCTATAGTGGCTGGATGCTGCAATTACAGGCTTGTTCCCATTTACATCCAGAGGAGCCGCACCTGTAGTTACAACTTCTGGCCACTACAAAGTAAGAAGCAGCCTGCTTTTGGCTTCTCTACCCCGGGGTTTACACCAGGTCAAACATTTCATGGGTACAGGGGCCGCGTATCAGTCATTGGTGAACGACCCTGCAGAAAGCCCCTCAATGTCCAATCCCAATACAATACTTGTCCCTAAAGCAAAAAAAATGCACAAtccaaaatatttattaaaaaacattaGTTTTTGCATCGCTACATTCCCAAAGCcggaaactttttatttttccaccaacTGTGCTAGTTGAGGGGCTAAAGGTTTCCTGCAGTGGGATTGGgcaagacatgttctgctcactgTGATAGCCTGTGAAGCGGCAGCACGGAGGGggtctggtaacacccaccaaagcccttctggcttagaataatgttaaaagttgattttagaacaaaGAAGACtacggataagaaatataagaagatacctcagtcccggggcctggatctatgagtaagtgtccctggtttatcaggatggattctgatgggagatttcttttACATGCCATCCCCTATGTACAGTTTATGCGGGCTACTGGGACACCCACTGGTGACAAGGGTTCCGATTCCCCACATAAGTGGATTGTGCAccatcttccaaaaacagcgccacatctgaccGTGGTTTGTGCCACTATTGCATCCCAGTTGCAATGAGATGAATAGAGCGGAGTTGCGATACCAGCAAAAGCAATGGTCAGGTGCAgcgttttttggaagaaagatgTTTTTTCAaaccccggacaacccctttaagcatgtgccctgct contains the following coding sequences:
- the FDFT1 gene encoding squalene synthase isoform X2, with the translated sequence MEFLRSLGHPEEIYNLFRFKLGGCRAVMPKLERDSMSDSLQTCYKYLNQTSRSFAAVIQALDGELRHAVCIFYLVLRALDTVEDDMTINLETKIPMLHNFHTFLYQADWRFTESKEKDRQVLEDFPTISLEFRNLATVYQQVIADICHKMGVGMAEFLEKQVESLLEWDKYCHYVAGLVGIGLSRLFSASELEDAIVGEDTRLSNSMGLFLQKTNIIRDYLEDQLEGREFWPREVWSKYGKKLSDLAKAENIVPAVQCLNELVTNALQHVPDVLLYLSRLRNQSVFNFCAIPQVMAIATLAACYNNQQVFKGVVKIRKGQAVTLMMDATNIQAVRAIMYQYVNEIYQKIPLTDPSSGRTQNIVTTVQKLSLSNGPLVSRNGLSPIYLSCAMLLAALSWQYLSTVQASEEVHTGQ
- the FDFT1 gene encoding squalene synthase isoform X3 encodes the protein MSDSLQTCYKYLNQTSRSFAAVIQALDGELRHAVCIFYLVLRALDTVEDDMTINLETKIPMLHNFHTFLYQADWRFTESKEKDRQVLEDFPTISLEFRNLATVYQQVIADICHKMGVGMAEFLEKQVESLLEWDKYCHYVAGLVGIGLSRLFSASELEDAIVGEDTRLSNSMGLFLQKTNIIRDYLEDQLEGREFWPREVWSKYGKKLSDLAKAENIVPAVQCLNELVTNALQHVPDVLLYLSRLRNQSVFNFCAIPQVMAIATLAACYNNQQVFKGVVKIRKGQAVTLMMDATNIQAVRAIMYQYVNEIYQKIPLTDPSSGRTQNIVTTVQKLSLSNGPLVSRNGLSPIYLSCAMLLAALSWQYLSTVQASEEVHTGQ
- the FDFT1 gene encoding squalene synthase isoform X1, producing the protein MASVNCKVAVSLFKRTLSLGPAQKPGGQRALLTVSRLQERGLREGRTVHKCFTPHNQPLCRIHSVTLPRQDSMSDSLQTCYKYLNQTSRSFAAVIQALDGELRHAVCIFYLVLRALDTVEDDMTINLETKIPMLHNFHTFLYQADWRFTESKEKDRQVLEDFPTISLEFRNLATVYQQVIADICHKMGVGMAEFLEKQVESLLEWDKYCHYVAGLVGIGLSRLFSASELEDAIVGEDTRLSNSMGLFLQKTNIIRDYLEDQLEGREFWPREVWSKYGKKLSDLAKAENIVPAVQCLNELVTNALQHVPDVLLYLSRLRNQSVFNFCAIPQVMAIATLAACYNNQQVFKGVVKIRKGQAVTLMMDATNIQAVRAIMYQYVNEIYQKIPLTDPSSGRTQNIVTTVQKLSLSNGPLVSRNGLSPIYLSCAMLLAALSWQYLSTVQASEEVHTGQ